The DNA region CACCGCAAGTATGATGCCCCTGGTAAGTTATTCTGTACAAAGGAGGGTCATCACGAATCCTTTGAACCCTCTTTTTGGCTGGGCATCCACGTCCGTTGCATCTGTAATACCCTCTGCATATCGACCATGTATGCCGTAAGTCCAAACATATTACTGAATACTGAAATCattgttgaaattttgggttcCATACCTTTGATGCACCGTGCCCAGAATATCTTTCTGACCATATTTTCTCCACGTGTATCCATCATACTCCATAAAATCACTTGTCTCTATATCCCAGGTTGGTAAACTACAATTGCGATCCAAGAGTCTGGATTAGAAAATGCACTACAACTAAAGGAGAGCTATCTTGTGTAACAGATTCAAGCTATACATGATACAACAATTCAGGATTTTTTTGAACAGCATGAATAATTCTTAACCACCTCAATTTTAAACTCAACAGTATCTGATTCATAATGTACCCAATTTTATAAGATGCGCCTACCTATGTTTCGAGACCCTGGAACCCTTTTGGAAGTCCTTGCCACTCGAAGCCAGTGAATTTGCATCCACTATGGGATGTAATGGTGCAGCCACTGAGCCACCTGTTTTAACGTGTGAATGAAGCCAATCTATTATGTAACGAAATTTAAACATCAAGAAAATAATCAAGCATCTACAGTAGTAAAATATCTTCAAAATTGAAAGTAAATAAATTACCCGAACCACTATCCATGTTGTCACCATCATATTCATATGTACCTAATTGAGACATTATGTCAGCCTCTTCATGGATTGGGGAAAATATCTGATCGAACTTACACGGTCGACCTTCTAGTTCCCTCCACCAGTTGCTTTCTCCTTTGATTACCGTTAGTTCTTGGCTTATCAATTCCCTGGTTGAAAGACTATGCAGCTTTGGGCAGTCATAAAAtgctatttttttcaaaacagGTCCAATGTGCAACCCGCTTGAAAGGCTGGTCAATTCAGGGAGATGGAGAAGCAATAACTTGTTCAATTTAGGAAGGAAAGTATGTGCAATGTGCCTGAATGAATGACAACTTACTAATGTACTTAATTTGGGACAGTCCTTCACTATAAGCTCCTTCAACAAAGAAAAGTTTCCCAGAAAATCCACAGAGAAGAGAGTTATTAACTTTGGACAACTTTGCAACGACAAAGACTGTAACATACCAAATGAGCTACGAGGAGGAGTTGGGCCCTCCCAGATGCTTCTTAGATTCTTCATGTGGAATAAACTCAAGAATAGCAAATGCGGAAGCATATCCTCATCATCTTTTGCTGCACCTCCACCACCAATTGTTAGCATTTCTTTGCATTCTGCCAATATGCACACCCGTAGTTGCTCTATATTTTTCATTTCGCATTCAGATAGACTCTGTAAGGTGAAATGCCGATCCAAGAAAAGAGCTTTGCTGTTTCTAAGAAGCATTTTGATTTCATCCGGGACACCCTCACCTTTTACAAATTTTAAGCTGCAGCCACTTTGTTTAAATTCCACATCAGTGGCAGGTGGTATGCTTGATATAATCCGCTGCATATGACGACCAACAATGAACCTGAAATCAAGTTTAAAAATGTGGGCCGGTATGAGCTTCAAAAGTTCCAGTTGTGGGATATACATACTTAGAGTTTTCAAACACTCTAATCCCAATATTTCTGGTAGAATGGCTTGCACATTCTCATTCCACCGCTCATCATCAGGGTTTACACCAATACACAAATGTTCTAACCTCTTGAGTTTAGATAGCACACCAGAAGGAATAATTGTTGAGCAAGAATATGACCTATTCTTCTTGACACGATATTCATAAAAGCAGAGGGTCAAGCTTTGCATATTGGTTAACTTCTGGACCTCTTTTGGCAGATGTGTGATCTGAGTCTCATCAAGATCAAGCTTCTCAAGTTTCTTCAAATTTCCAATTTCAGGTGGTAATTTCATGAAGCATTCACAACCTTTCAAATAAAGTTCTCTAAGCTGCTCCAAAAAGAACAGCGAACGCGGCAGTTCTCTTACACTAGTGTAGGATAAGTTCAGTATGCAAAGGAGAGGCATGTGATCAAAAAATAAAGATGGTATTTTTGTCAAATCAGCATTGTTTTGCAGCATCAAAACTTTGAGTCGCAGACAATCTGGGGACTGTGGTAGCTCAGAGATTTTATTGCCTGCTAATTCAATCCGTACAGCATTATGCCACTTGTCAGTGTTGGATGGTTCAGTCAATCCTAGGTTTGATTTCTCTATGAACAACGGGTAAGAGGTGTGTAGCCGTTCTAATATTTGATAGGTTTCTTCTGTTAACCAAATATACCTGCCTCCAACACCATTCAATTGAAGAAA from Arachis hypogaea cultivar Tifrunner chromosome 10, arahy.Tifrunner.gnm2.J5K5, whole genome shotgun sequence includes:
- the LOC112714955 gene encoding disease resistance protein RPS2-like isoform X2 — protein: MSKVGDSTKMKSEAGEFPKMEMKPFNILKTEMNELQKNKTADFFDKTKSEGASASQTSTLTSLKSTNSSLVSKNSLRRKRDLMSLLCSYPLDARMISDDFKSKPYDERQLPLKLKGLLPKEIIRDAENGDRSWSCSGSSFGDAHLDFIPEAILNLAADLSVHQLIQTLISICKSENPNHTKCIRLSTRSDVEKRTVEAKVTAALNDKHNMLDILNSFRRPLTIDASGYPTSEAENELKQHICQLLQLSTIEDDDILCTRQIEDEMSRSRYLVILVDRDGEEIVDPQKVGLCSTLQSGVLVLITTDSPASQQAKEGGLTDELVDLEIRTNDHLLPWVVFCHSVGKKFVYSSSAILTTAAHIVEECRSHLHAILLVAKLLKNHQDVRKWDLALFKLRCFNPSHDFHNFHGSNSIMIKAFLSLIWDGMKKIQQNCLLSCLVIPKIQEGMVDHELMNHWMSYLFLDAGKTEKNLSQLVENSIFLQLNGVGGRYIWLTEETYQILERLHTSYPLFIEKSNLGLTEPSNTDKWHNAVRIELAGNKISELPQSPDCLRLKVLMLQNNADLTKIPSLFFDHMPLLCILNLSYTSVRELPRSLFFLEQLRELYLKGCECFMKLPPEIGNLKKLEKLDLDETQITHLPKEVQKLTNMQSLTLCFYEYRVKKNRSYSCSTIIPSGVLSKLKRLEHLCIGVNPDDERWNENVQAILPEILGLECLKTLSMYIPQLELLKLIPAHIFKLDFRFIVGRHMQRIISSIPPATDVEFKQSGCSLKFVKGEGVPDEIKMLLRNSKALFLDRHFTLQSLSECEMKNIEQLRVCILAECKEMLTIGGGGAAKDDEDMLPHLLFLSLFHMKNLRSIWEGPTPPRSSFGMLQSLSLQSCPKLITLFSVDFLGNFSLLKELIVKDCPKLSTLVSCHSFRHIAHTFLPKLNKLLLLHLPELTSLSSGLHIGPVLKKIAFYDCPKLHSLSTRELISQELTVIKGESNWWRELEGRPCKFDQIFSPIHEEADIMSQLGGSVAAPLHPIVDANSLASSGKDFQKGSRVSKHSLPTWDIETSDFMEYDGYTWRKYGQKDILGTVHQRGYYRCNGRGCPAKKRVQRIRDDPPLYRITYQGHHTCGGQAQLELSPTLIGELHRFSP
- the LOC112714955 gene encoding disease resistance protein RPS2-like isoform X1 produces the protein MSKVGDSTKMKSEAGEFPKMEMKPFNILKTEMNELQKNKTADFFDKTKSEGASASQTSTLTSLKSTNSSLVSKNSLRRKRDLMSLLCSYPLDARMISDDFKSKPYDERQLPLKLKGLLPKEIIRDAENGDRSWSCSGSSFGDAHLDFIPEAILNLAADLSVHQLIQTLISICKSENPNHTKCIRLSTRSDVEKRTVEAKVTAALNDKHNMLDILNSFRRPLTIDASGYPTSEAENELKQHICQLLQLSTIEDDDILCTRQIEDEMSRSRYLVILVDRDGEEIVDPQKVGLCSTLQSGVLVLITTDSPASQQAKEGGLTDELVDLEIRTNDHLLPWVVFCHSVGKKFVYSSSAILTTAAHIVEECRSHLHAILLVAKLLKNHQDVRKWDLALFKLRCFNPSHDFHNFHGSNSIMIKAFLSLIWDGMKKIQQNCLLSCLVIPKIQEGMVDHELMNHWMSYLFLDAGKTEKNLSQLVENSIFLQLNGVGGRYIWLTEETYQILERLHTSYPLFIEKSNLGLTEPSNTDKWHNAVRIELAGNKISELPQSPDCLRLKVLMLQNNADLTKIPSLFFDHMPLLCILNLSYTSVRELPRSLFFLEQLRELYLKGCECFMKLPPEIGNLKKLEKLDLDETQITHLPKEVQKLTNMQSLTLCFYEYRVKKNRSYSCSTIIPSGVLSKLKRLEHLCIGVNPDDERWNENVQAILPEILGLECLKTLSMYIPQLELLKLIPAHIFKLDFRFIVGRHMQRIISSIPPATDVEFKQSGCSLKFVKGEGVPDEIKMLLRNSKALFLDRHFTLQSLSECEMKNIEQLRVCILAECKEMLTIGGGGAAKDDEDMLPHLLFLSLFHMKNLRSIWEGPTPPRSSFGMLQSLSLQSCPKLITLFSVDFLGNFSLLKELIVKDCPKLSTLVSCHSFRHIAHTFLPKLNKLLLLHLPELTSLSSGLHIGPVLKKIAFYDCPKLHSLSTRELISQELTVIKGESNWWRELEGRPCKFDQIFSPIHEEADIMSQLGTYEYDGDNMDSGSGGSVAAPLHPIVDANSLASSGKDFQKGSRVSKHSLPTWDIETSDFMEYDGYTWRKYGQKDILGTVHQRGYYRCNGRGCPAKKRVQRIRDDPPLYRITYQGHHTCGGQAQLELSPTLIGELHRFSP